In Thiospirochaeta perfilievii, a single window of DNA contains:
- a CDS encoding alpha-amylase/4-alpha-glucanotransferase domain-containing protein: MGKVKLILGIYNSQPPEEENSVVEEFYQRAYKTFLTTLYNSPSIKLSLYYNGALLEWIENSHPEFLSVVQEMVNSKQVEMLSGGYYDPAQTLLPITDRVGQMEKLTTYIRKNFSKKPRGCFLAENVWDSSLVSSLKTCGFEYIFLDDNQFKASGILDEKLCRPVITEDQGKIITVIPINSKLTNMYLRSNPQELIDYLQENSHLDGVFTILFKGEYLNSLELDSKGIKSWLEEFNSLLEENSSWIDTINTGKYVKQIQGSLDRVYFPQYSINGMRNKPLPLISQKELNRLTRHLGALGDVSHWINSGFFKQFIARYYDSSLIYSKMTYISLLVNQIKGDRSRKKTAREELWRTQSHYVYWHGSHLGIYDKKLRSRTYKFLLEAELSTREKGIFKAGISHIDINLDGKKEALYQGDNYNSYISANGGIIFELDFFKSNLNLLSTVQRVEESYHTDDNNPYGYDSYPRKMFHDHFLESSITPENFLKNEYNELGNFIDGVYDYDSLNRESKYIVLLAKGLVNCSGSKHNVSIQKKYLFNKKGLVLTYNIENHDELPLETTFSPEFNLSLSGIEKKEIPSLSSDKEYFLLDKITKTKNINNLIIEDKSDNVTVNLSFSNETSKFWSIPQYSKSMKDGELLDLYQFTTFLPQWDIKIGPNKVWTLAINLSLS; encoded by the coding sequence ATGGGGAAAGTTAAGTTAATTTTAGGTATATATAATAGTCAACCTCCTGAAGAAGAGAACTCTGTAGTTGAAGAGTTTTATCAAAGGGCTTATAAGACTTTTCTCACTACCCTTTATAATAGCCCTAGTATAAAGTTATCACTTTATTATAATGGGGCACTTCTTGAGTGGATCGAAAATTCTCATCCTGAATTTTTATCTGTAGTACAAGAGATGGTAAATTCTAAACAGGTGGAAATGTTAAGTGGTGGATATTACGATCCAGCTCAAACCCTGCTTCCAATTACTGACCGTGTTGGTCAAATGGAGAAACTTACAACTTATATAAGAAAGAATTTTAGTAAAAAACCTAGGGGATGTTTTCTTGCAGAAAATGTTTGGGACTCATCCCTGGTTTCAAGTCTTAAAACTTGTGGTTTTGAATATATATTTTTAGATGATAACCAGTTTAAAGCAAGTGGTATTTTAGATGAAAAGTTGTGTAGGCCTGTTATAACTGAGGATCAAGGAAAGATAATTACAGTTATTCCTATTAACTCAAAACTAACAAATATGTATCTAAGAAGTAATCCCCAGGAACTAATTGATTATTTACAGGAGAATTCCCATTTAGATGGTGTTTTTACAATTTTGTTCAAAGGGGAGTATCTAAACAGCCTAGAGTTAGATTCAAAAGGGATCAAGAGTTGGTTAGAAGAGTTTAACTCACTTTTAGAAGAGAATAGTAGTTGGATAGATACGATTAATACAGGGAAGTATGTAAAACAGATTCAAGGTAGTTTAGATAGGGTCTATTTTCCCCAATATTCAATAAATGGTATGAGAAATAAACCTCTACCTTTAATATCTCAAAAAGAGTTAAATCGGTTAACAAGACACTTAGGAGCCCTAGGGGATGTATCCCACTGGATAAATAGTGGTTTTTTTAAGCAGTTTATAGCTAGATACTATGACTCCTCTCTAATATATTCAAAAATGACATATATAAGTCTTCTTGTAAACCAGATAAAGGGTGATCGTTCTAGAAAGAAAACCGCAAGGGAAGAGCTGTGGAGAACCCAGTCTCACTACGTCTACTGGCACGGTTCCCATCTTGGAATATACGATAAAAAATTAAGATCTCGAACTTATAAGTTTCTACTAGAGGCTGAACTTAGCACAAGAGAGAAGGGTATTTTTAAAGCTGGAATAAGCCATATAGATATTAATTTAGATGGAAAAAAAGAGGCCCTATATCAGGGTGATAATTATAACTCTTATATCTCAGCTAACGGTGGTATTATTTTTGAGCTTGATTTTTTTAAGAGTAATCTAAACCTACTATCAACAGTACAACGGGTAGAAGAGTCCTATCATACAGATGATAATAACCCATATGGGTATGATAGTTATCCTAGAAAAATGTTCCATGATCATTTTTTAGAATCGAGTATTACTCCAGAGAATTTTCTTAAGAACGAGTATAATGAATTAGGAAATTTTATTGATGGTGTTTACGACTATGATAGTTTAAATAGGGAGAGTAAATATATTGTTTTATTAGCTAAGGGATTAGTAAACTGTTCTGGGTCTAAACACAATGTATCTATACAAAAAAAATATCTTTTTAATAAAAAGGGGTTAGTTTTAACTTACAATATTGAAAACCATGATGAACTTCCCCTTGAGACTACATTCTCCCCAGAATTTAATCTTTCCTTAAGTGGTATAGAAAAAAAAGAGATTCCTTCACTATCATCTGATAAAGAGTATTTTTTATTAGATAAAATAACAAAAACAAAAAATATTAATAATCTTATAATAGAAGATAAGAGTGATAATGTAACAGTAAATTTATCATTTTCCAATGAAACATCAAAATTTTGGTCGATACCCCAATATTCAAAATCAATGAAGGATGGTGAGTTATTAGATCTTTACCAGTTTACGACATTTCTACCCCAGTGGGATATTAAAATCGGGCCTAACAAGGTGTGGACTTTAGCAATTAATCTATCTCTTAGTTAG
- a CDS encoding RnfABCDGE type electron transport complex subunit B, whose product MLNILIAIVSIGFIGGILGAVLSLASDKLKVEEDLRVKNLEEILPQYNCGACGYSGCSGYANAVINSGEAINKCTPGGPDLLDKISAQLGVKTDGVKRMVAQVHCRGGQGTSKDQFKYDGIGDCNAKYQLYSGDKLCKFGCLGDGSCMAVCPVDAIYRDEENLIWVDKNKCVGCEKCVDICPTNVIKMIPYSADYIVACSSQEKGKAVKSKCSVGCIACSICVRKFPEAGFVVDKNLSSVDYTIDSDRTEVEKACPVKCIIHPYKEKKGNI is encoded by the coding sequence ATGTTAAATATACTAATTGCAATTGTTTCAATTGGTTTTATCGGTGGGATTTTAGGAGCAGTATTATCCTTAGCATCTGATAAATTAAAGGTTGAAGAAGATTTAAGAGTAAAGAATTTAGAAGAAATATTACCTCAGTATAATTGTGGAGCGTGTGGTTATTCTGGTTGTTCAGGATATGCAAATGCAGTTATTAATAGTGGTGAAGCGATTAATAAATGTACTCCAGGTGGGCCTGATTTATTAGATAAAATTTCAGCTCAGCTAGGTGTAAAGACAGATGGTGTAAAAAGAATGGTTGCCCAGGTTCACTGTAGAGGTGGTCAAGGTACTTCCAAGGATCAATTTAAATATGATGGTATCGGTGATTGTAACGCTAAATATCAGCTTTATAGTGGTGATAAACTATGTAAATTTGGTTGTTTAGGTGATGGTAGCTGTATGGCTGTTTGTCCTGTTGATGCAATTTACAGAGATGAAGAGAATTTAATTTGGGTAGATAAGAATAAGTGTGTTGGATGTGAAAAATGTGTTGATATTTGTCCAACAAACGTTATAAAAATGATCCCATACTCAGCTGACTATATTGTAGCATGTTCTTCTCAGGAGAAGGGAAAAGCTGTTAAGTCAAAATGTTCTGTAGGTTGTATTGCATGTTCGATTTGTGTAAGAAAATTCCCAGAAGCTGGTTTTGTAGTTGACAAAAATCTATCCAGTGTTGATTATACCATTGATAGTGACCGTACAGAAGTTGAAAAAGCTTGTCCGGTTAAATGTATTATACATCCATACAAAGAAAAGAAAGGGAACATTTAA
- a CDS encoding electron transport complex protein RnfA — MEVLTDIIGIVVAYVLVSNVILTQFLGLCPFIGVSKNSESAVGMGFAVTFVMTLATMFTWMLYNWLLVPAGLEYLKIILFILVIASLVQFVEMFVKKNSPALYRALGIYLPLITTNCAVMGIALLVVEVEKLSLFNSVLAGFSAGIGFLVAILLMSAIREQLEIEWVPKGFRGVPIAFISAGLMAMAFMAFDKALLMNLVG; from the coding sequence ATGGAAGTTTTGACAGATATTATTGGTATAGTTGTTGCTTACGTTCTTGTAAGTAATGTAATATTGACTCAATTTTTAGGCTTATGTCCTTTTATTGGTGTTTCAAAAAATAGTGAATCTGCTGTTGGTATGGGTTTTGCGGTAACTTTTGTAATGACATTAGCAACAATGTTTACATGGATGTTGTATAACTGGTTATTAGTTCCTGCAGGTTTAGAGTATTTAAAGATAATACTATTTATTTTAGTAATAGCCTCTTTAGTTCAGTTTGTAGAGATGTTTGTAAAAAAGAACTCACCTGCACTTTATAGAGCTTTAGGTATATATCTTCCACTAATAACAACAAACTGTGCTGTAATGGGTATCGCTTTATTGGTTGTTGAAGTTGAAAAGTTATCACTTTTTAACAGTGTCTTAGCTGGGTTTTCGGCGGGGATAGGATTTCTTGTTGCTATTTTACTTATGTCAGCAATAAGAGAACAGCTAGAGATTGAGTGGGTTCCTAAGGGTTTTAGAGGTGTTCCAATAGCCTTTATTTCTGCAGGTTTAATGGCTATGGCATTTATGGCTTTTGATAAAGCGTTGTTAATGAATTTGGTAGGGTAG
- the rsxE gene encoding electron transport complex subunit RsxE encodes MKILTKGIFKENPVFAIALGLCPALAVTSMVWNAIGMGFGVIFVLVCSNLIISLLRNFIPDEVHIPAYIVVIAAFVTIVELLMKAYLPSLAASLGIFIPLIVVNCVILGRAEAFASKNKPLDSVLDGLGMGIGFTIALIAIAFVREVLGSGQITLFEQGETLVRIKLGALNENPIRVFAFPAGALIVMGYFKALFDGISKGNK; translated from the coding sequence ATGAAAATTTTAACAAAAGGTATTTTTAAAGAAAATCCTGTTTTTGCTATAGCCCTTGGTCTATGTCCAGCCCTAGCTGTTACATCTATGGTTTGGAACGCTATTGGTATGGGTTTTGGTGTTATTTTTGTATTAGTATGTTCTAATTTAATTATATCTCTTTTACGTAATTTCATCCCAGATGAGGTTCATATTCCAGCTTATATAGTTGTTATAGCTGCATTTGTTACAATTGTAGAGTTACTAATGAAGGCTTATTTACCCTCATTAGCTGCAAGTTTAGGAATTTTTATCCCTCTTATTGTAGTAAACTGTGTTATTTTAGGTAGAGCCGAAGCTTTTGCAAGTAAGAACAAACCATTAGACTCTGTTTTAGACGGTTTAGGTATGGGTATTGGTTTTACAATTGCATTGATTGCAATAGCTTTTGTAAGGGAAGTTCTTGGATCGGGTCAAATTACACTTTTTGAACAGGGTGAAACCTTAGTTCGTATTAAGTTAGGTGCTCTTAATGAAAATCCAATTAGAGTTTTTGCATTTCCTGCTGGAGCTCTTATAGTTATGGGTTATTTTAAGGCTCTATTTGATGGAATTAGTAAGGGGAATAAATAA
- a CDS encoding FMN-binding protein, producing the protein MNKTLNMALKLLVICAAAAFALGVVNAFTAPEIKKLEDEAKAKALSDLVESGYADPNKEVIVQDNSTVSSYYLIEKDIETIGYILYLKAKGYGGMMTVMASYKLDGSLIGSVLMENSETPGFGKKAEKPDYMRKFIGRGGRDNPIPLFSYQVEEEVDTVSGATITFMGVSSALKNGSDFVKGGLK; encoded by the coding sequence ATGAATAAAACTTTAAATATGGCTCTAAAATTACTTGTAATTTGCGCTGCAGCAGCTTTTGCTTTAGGTGTAGTTAATGCATTTACAGCTCCTGAGATTAAAAAACTTGAAGATGAAGCTAAGGCTAAGGCTCTTAGTGATCTAGTTGAAAGTGGTTACGCTGATCCAAATAAAGAGGTGATTGTTCAAGATAACAGCACTGTTTCATCCTACTATTTAATTGAAAAAGATATTGAAACTATTGGTTATATACTATACTTAAAGGCTAAGGGTTACGGTGGAATGATGACTGTTATGGCTTCTTATAAATTAGACGGTAGTTTAATCGGTTCTGTTTTAATGGAGAACTCAGAGACTCCTGGTTTTGGTAAAAAAGCAGAAAAACCTGACTATATGAGAAAGTTTATTGGTCGTGGTGGTCGTGATAATCCAATTCCCCTATTTAGTTACCAAGTTGAGGAAGAGGTTGATACTGTCTCTGGAGCAACTATAACATTTATGGGTGTTTCTAGTGCTCTGAAAAATGGTAGTGACTTTGTAAAGGGAGGACTTAAATGA